In Oncorhynchus tshawytscha isolate Ot180627B unplaced genomic scaffold, Otsh_v2.0 Un_contig_15856_pilon_pilon, whole genome shotgun sequence, the sequence acttatttttctactgtattatttactatgtttgttttactccatgtgtaactctgtgttgttgtatgtgtcgaactgctttactttatcttggccaagtcgcaattgtaaatgagaacttgttctcaacttgcctacctggttaaataaaggtgaaatcaaataaaaatagaattgtcacactctgaccttagagatcctttttgttctctatttggttaggtcagggtgtgactagggtgggcaatctatgttttctatttctttgttggccgggtatggttcccaatcagaggcagctgtctatcattgtctctgattggggatcatacttaggcagcgtTTTTCCACctgtagtttgtgggatcttgtttttggtaCTGTGCTATTTAGCCCCACTAGacgttacattttttttcttttttttccggTGTTAATTTAATAAATTCAAATGCTGCACCCTTGGTTTGATCCTTCCATCGACGAACAGTCATGCTCTCCTGCTGTCtgctcatccatccatccctcacttCTTTATTCCCTCCCTCAGTTTAACACTTTCCTGTACCTTGGCCCCGGGACTTGAACCAATCACACATAGTTATTTTTCTCACCAATCCAAGTCCTGCTTCTTCACTGACTTGTACCCAGCCAGGCCCACACTCTCTTAATGCATCCTCTGGCACCAAGCCATGACAAATATTCCTATTCATCCAAAACGTTTATAATATAcactctctgtcatctctgacaACCACAAGTCACTTTGAACCAACACACAGTCtatgccccaaatggcaccctattccctatatagtgcactacttttgaccagagcaattTGACCAAAACAGAGATTacgtcaaaataagtgcactacatatggaatatgGAACTGTTTGGAACACTTTGGAACAGGGACGAGAGTCCCTTCCCTTTCCATCATCCAGCTTGAACTAGATCATCATGGAGGTGAGTTAAGACCAGAGTAAGGCCAGTACAGTCTGTGACGGGCATGGGACTGGCTTGACCTTATATGGACTTATAATATACACTGTAAGGACTGAAGAGTCTGAAGAAGTATTGAAGCCAAtgcatcccctgtctctctgcctttccACTGCCTGAGTCAGtgaatatctgtctgtctctctgccttttccagtgaatgtctgtctgtctctctgcctttccACTGCCTGAGTCAGtgaatatctgtctgtctctctgcctttccACTGCCTGAGTCAGTGAATCTGTCTGCCTTTCCACTGCCTGTCAGTGAatatctgtctgcctgcctttcCACTGCCTGAGTCagtgaatgtctgtctgtctgtctgcctttccaCTGCCTGAGTCAGtgaatatctgtctgtctctctgcctttccACTGCCTGAGTCAGtgaatatctgtctgtctgcctttccaCTGCCTGACAGtgaatatctgtctgtctctctgcctttccACTGCCTGAGTCAGtgaatatctgtctgtctctctgcctttccACTGCCTGAGTCAGtgaatatctgtctgtctctctgcctttccACTGCCTGAGTCagtgaatgtctgtctgtctgtctgtgacataCAGTCCCGTGGCCCAGACACTTCCTTTGTGTTAAAGGTAAATTCCTGTCTCCTGCACAGTGTAAGGGCCAGCCAGTGACCCATGCAGACATGTAAACATAGCCTGTTTTCAGTGAATCAGAAGTCAGAACCGTGATCTAGATATGTAGAACACTGGCGAAGAGCTGCAGGATTTATAGGTGGGATTGGGAAATGGTTTAGGGTGTTTGCCAACTTGTATTCTTAGCTGTAGATTGTTCTGATAGTATCTCTGTAGAAGAACGATAACACTGATTACACTGGTGTGGTATGTAGTATCTGGTAACGATGGAAGCACCGCTTGAGAATGATTATGCTGCTTAATGATAATGACTATGTACCATTACCGTTCATTTGTGACCTCGACACCATGGTTAAGGGAATGATCACTGATGTGAGAATGGGAATACAGTACATGGTATGATAGCCCACTTCTTTAGTCATATGACTATCACAATTCAAATGTTGTGAATAGACAGACATGGTCAAAGACCTTAGAGTAGAGCCCTGTTGACAGACTATGATCAAATCGGTCATCATGATCTGACAATTATGCCCCAAAGGACAAGTTCCTTCAcagtttatagacacacacacattgtattaTTCCAAACAGTAACATTTCTCACCCTGGTGCTGCTTTATAAGGGCAGGCTGTACGGTGGAGTCTACCAGGCCTTCTGGCAGGTCCCTGAGGTACTGTTTGAACAAGCTGGCCACTGTACACACATCCACCTCAACCAGGAAGTCCACGTCCTCACCGTTCTCCAGCCGCTGTTTCAGCCCCTCCACAGCCCGCACATTACCGTTGACCCTGAACAGACCCTCATGATGAAGagctggggatggagagagaagagagaggggcgagatgatggagggatgtggaggatgGGAAATGAtggcaggtggagagaggggtagagaagcaCAGTGAAAGGGGGATGACGAGGGACAGGGATGGCGAGAGTAAGGTAAAAGAGGGGGAACGTGGAAGGAATAGATAAGAAGATGCAAACAGATAGAACGCATGAGGAGATAAGATGGAGAGGTTGGGGGAGTAACCAGACAAAGGAGAGGTTGGGGAGTAACCAGACAAAGGAGAGGTTGGGGGTAACCAGACAAAGGAGAGGTTAGAGTAACCAGACAAAGGAGAGGTTGGGGGAGTAACCAGACAAAGGAGAGGTTGGGGGAGTAACCAGACAAAGGAGAGGTTGGGGGAGTAACCAGACAAAGGAGAGGTTAGGGGAGTAACCAGACAAAGGAAGGTTGGGGGAGTAACCAGACAAAGGAGAGGTTGGGGGGGAcaaaggagaggtggggagtaACCAGACAAAGGAGAGGTTGGGGGAGTAACCAGACAAAGGAGAGGTTGGGGGAGTAACCAGACAAAGGAGAGGTTGGGGGAGTAACCAGACAAAGGAGAGGTTGGGGGAGTAACCAGACAAAGGAGAGGTTAGGGGAGTAACCAGACAAAGGAGAGGTTGGGGGGTAACCAGACAAAGGAGAGGTTGGGGGAGTAACCAGACAAAGGAGAGGTTGGGGGAGTAACCAGACAAAGGAGAGGTTGGGGGAGTAACCAGACAAAGGAGAGGTTGGGGGAGTAACCAGACAAAGGAGAGGTTGGGGAGTAaccagacaaaggagagagagggacagtcaaGGGACAGTCAATCTCTTCTACTGATGGTAGAATGGTTGTTTTATGTTTATTGGACACCTACTTAATAAGATATTACTCTaccccagggctctccaaccctgttcctggagagataccctcctgtaggttttcactcctaCCCCAGTTGTAACTCACCTGATTCTGTTTATCAACCAGATatttattagaatcaggtgctcgagattagggttggagtgaaaacctacaggatgcagtatctcttcaggaacagggttggagatccCTGCTCTCCCCATGGTAAACAGTGTGCACACTATATCCAGTAACATAACACAACCATACTACTCCCAGACATTGACAGGGAGTGGAACCTTTCATGGTCAACTTGGAGAGTCTCTCTGGATCACTGAACATTGCTGCACACACACGGGTGACAAAGGGTCAAGTTGATGCAttcatttggtgggtgcttatatttgtcctatttcacaaaTGTACAAGTGTGTTTTATATGCATGTGTGAATTAgaaatgactttttttttttacatatcccAGCTCCccctgaggggggggggggaaggtGTCACAGCTAGGGTCAACCATTATCAACAGTGACCCTGGAGCaagtagggttaagtgccttgctcctcacatcaacagatgtttcaccttgtcCGCGCTAGGATTTGAactagtgacctttcggttactgggccAACGCGCTAACCGCGAGGCTACCTGCCGTTGCAGCCACGTGAGTTATACTTTATTAAATTGGACAGCAGTTTCTGGAATTACACGGCATTAAGCGTTGCTCTGCTGTTGTTGTGAACAGTCTACAGGGCCACATGCAGTTGTCTAACGTTGCAGACAGAAATGCCATGAcgtgattccttattctacatgtcagaaAGGCATTtttgctgtacatactgtagcatATTTTTCTGAACGTTCCAAAACGTTGCACATCCTACCGAATGCTACCAGACCAGTGGGCTGCAATGGCAACACTGCAGAGAACAAATAATTTAAACCAGAGATTGAAATGTAATTAAGAAACGCTCGTTACAGGCACATTTACTATTACCTAactaaaaatgtaaaatgtaaaaaataaataagcaaAAACAGTTACCAAAAAACAATACACTCTGTCTTTATCCACATGGCATGTGCTCCTGTCTCCCTCCTATTTCCTAATCACAACGATGCGTAACCTGATTATTCAACCACACCCACAAATAAAGAACTATGTGCAAGGCCCAATGTATGATGTGGGTGTGCTGAGTTTGTGAGAGGGCGTCATGTGGTCATGAAGAGGACATCCTACTGCTGTATCATAGAACTACGCTGACCTCTAGTGGGGAAACAAGGGAATTACTACTAGAAGGGCTAAATAGACTATTTGATAGCAAGATACAGCAAGATACAGAACAAACCAAGGATAAGTCAATCATATATGGagcttgtatttgtatttataccAATCAAATGACACGTTTACAAATCATAACAGTAACACGTGATGTCAAATAgtgtaaaatgtggaaaaaaaagcCTACAGTTGGCAGTCTAAGTAATGACATGGTCTTTTCATAGgaagataaataaaaaatgaggTGTCATAAAATGATTATATGAGTCTTGAGGCAAAGGTACAGTGGATGTTAAAATGTAACACATGATTTTGCATTGAGATGACTTATACAAAGCGTAACTAGCCAGTGAACACAGTGACTTTGGACTGAGGGCTAACACTGTCATTGTTAACCTTGTGTTGTCTTGACAGCAGTCAGGTGGGTTATTGACTCAATGCCAGAGAAAGATAGCTGTGGTCATAGATACAGTATAAAGCAGAGTTCTATATCTACGGATGTGGCTATCACAGTAGCAGCTATCACTCCCGTCTATTTACAGTGGATTTCAAGTTGATCAAATCTAGGAAATCAAGCAAGTCAGAAAAAAACTGATCGCATTAACTTGCTTGTTAATAATAACAAGTTAGTCTCGCTAACAAAATCGAGCCATCCCTACAACTACTTCAGAATCAAAATGGATGCAGAATGACCATTAGAAAATGACTGTATAGAAACATTAAAGACCGTCCTATCCCCGCATCTGCTCCCCCCCTTGACCCCCAACCTCCTCAGCTCACCATGTTCTCGTAGGAACTCTACCATGCTCCACACCACCAGGGG encodes:
- the LOC112232057 gene encoding protein FAM13A-like is translated as MGAGALTICQNKAAVQIKQDMKKMVQLPMLRGTSRGPRGVEARGGRLFGVSLLELRELGLVKDGVPLVVWSMVEFLREHALHHEGLFRVNGNVRAVEGLKQRLENGEDVDFLVEVDVCTVASLFKQYLRDLPEGLVDSTVQPALIKQHQ